A genomic window from Sphingobacterium spiritivorum includes:
- a CDS encoding ferritin-like domain-containing protein, with amino-acid sequence MKNLTTKNPTSSIQEEILTDERLRRRDFLKFAGASAAGLAILGMSSCKDDDDMVDMGGKEYYFGSGDIAILNYAYALEQLEAAFYIQVAASPYSNISDWEKTLFTDIRDHEVAHREFFKAALGKNAIANLEFNFSAVNFSSRDSVLATAKAFEDLGVSAYNGAGWLIKDVNYLLLAGKIVSVEARHAALVRDLIDNGSFANSEVIDSNGLDVAKSPTVVLQTAAPFIKSKISVQDLPTY; translated from the coding sequence ATGAAAAATCTAACCACAAAAAATCCTACGTCATCAATACAGGAAGAAATATTGACTGACGAAAGGTTGAGAAGAAGAGACTTCTTAAAATTTGCAGGAGCCAGTGCCGCAGGTTTGGCCATATTGGGGATGAGCAGTTGTAAGGACGATGATGATATGGTAGATATGGGCGGTAAAGAATATTACTTCGGAAGCGGAGATATTGCTATTCTTAACTATGCTTATGCACTTGAACAATTGGAGGCCGCATTTTACATTCAGGTAGCTGCATCTCCGTATTCGAATATTTCGGACTGGGAAAAAACCTTGTTTACCGATATTCGTGACCATGAAGTAGCGCACAGAGAGTTTTTTAAAGCTGCTTTAGGTAAAAATGCAATTGCAAATCTGGAATTCAACTTCTCAGCGGTTAATTTTTCCAGCCGCGACAGTGTACTTGCAACGGCCAAAGCTTTTGAGGATCTGGGGGTGTCGGCCTACAATGGTGCTGGCTGGTTGATAAAAGATGTCAACTATCTGCTGTTGGCGGGCAAAATTGTATCAGTGGAAGCAAGACATGCAGCTCTTGTCCGTGACCTGATCGACAATGGTAGCTTTGCCAATTCGGAAGTAATAGACAGCAATGGTCTGGATGTAGCCAAAAGTCCGACCGTAGTGTTGCAGACTGCAGCTCCGTTTATTAAATCCAAGATTAGTGTTCAAGATTTACCCACCTATTAA
- a CDS encoding RNA polymerase sigma factor yields MNNANNTSEEQLIASLQSKDEKAFNYLYDNYAGALYGVIIRIVNTKEYADEVIQDIFVKIWNNIHSFDAGKGRLYTWMINIARNTAIDYIKSKSVQNEQKNQSLPNIVDDKEINNFAVAENVDHIGFKNVLNELKADWRELIEMAYFEGYTQNEIAVKLDIPLGTVKTRTRGALIELRRLLKDYQ; encoded by the coding sequence TTGAATAACGCAAATAACACCTCTGAAGAACAACTTATCGCCTCTTTGCAAAGCAAAGACGAGAAGGCGTTTAATTATCTTTACGATAATTATGCAGGAGCGTTATATGGGGTTATCATCCGGATTGTCAACACCAAAGAATATGCGGATGAAGTGATTCAGGATATATTTGTAAAAATATGGAATAATATCCATTCATTTGATGCCGGAAAAGGCAGATTGTATACCTGGATGATCAATATTGCAAGAAACACAGCTATTGATTACATCAAATCCAAAAGTGTTCAGAACGAACAAAAAAACCAATCTCTTCCAAATATCGTAGATGATAAAGAAATTAATAATTTTGCGGTGGCAGAGAATGTGGACCATATCGGTTTCAAAAATGTATTAAATGAACTGAAGGCCGATTGGCGGGAATTAATAGAAATGGCATATTTTGAAGGATATACGCAGAATGAAATAGCAGTAAAGCTCGATATCCCCTTAGGCACTGTCAAAACAAGAACCAGAGGAGCGCTCATCGAACTAAGGAGATTACTTAAAGATTATCAATAA
- a CDS encoding aldo/keto reductase, with the protein MKYRKLGKSNEDVSAVGLGCMGMSFAYGASDDQQSIATLHKALDLGINFWDTADMYGNGANEELLSKVLVPNRDKVFIATKFGFRFRDGIARASNANETYFDGSPEWIRVAVEDSLKRLKVDVIDLYYAHRVDPNIPVEETVGAMSELVKQGKVRYLGLSEASPESLKKANAVHPIMALQSEYSLLTRDVESEILPLLKEMDIALVPYSPLARGLVTNTLDVNQLEDQDFRKFLPRYQGENLENNTNLAAAFASFARDKGVSPAQLALAWVLAQGEQIIPIPGTRHTERLVENAAAVDVSLSPAELQEIEKILAQYPNVGARYNEGSMKLVNR; encoded by the coding sequence ATGAAGTATAGAAAATTAGGAAAATCAAACGAAGACGTTTCTGCCGTTGGCTTAGGCTGTATGGGGATGAGTTTTGCTTATGGTGCATCTGACGATCAGCAAAGTATAGCGACTTTGCATAAAGCTTTGGATCTGGGGATTAATTTTTGGGATACAGCCGACATGTATGGCAACGGTGCCAATGAGGAATTGCTTTCAAAAGTACTTGTGCCTAACCGGGATAAAGTCTTTATTGCTACCAAGTTCGGATTTAGATTCCGGGATGGGATTGCACGGGCAAGCAATGCCAATGAAACTTACTTTGACGGCTCTCCGGAATGGATCAGGGTAGCCGTAGAAGATAGCTTGAAGCGACTAAAAGTAGATGTTATCGATCTGTATTATGCTCATCGTGTAGATCCGAATATCCCTGTCGAAGAGACTGTAGGTGCAATGTCTGAGTTAGTGAAACAAGGCAAAGTCCGGTATCTGGGTCTTAGTGAGGCTTCTCCCGAATCACTCAAAAAAGCGAATGCAGTACATCCGATCATGGCTCTGCAGAGCGAATATTCTTTGCTTACAAGAGATGTGGAATCAGAAATATTGCCGTTATTAAAGGAAATGGATATCGCATTGGTGCCTTATTCACCCTTAGCGAGAGGATTGGTCACCAATACGCTGGATGTAAATCAGCTGGAAGATCAGGATTTTAGAAAATTTCTGCCACGGTATCAGGGCGAAAATCTGGAAAACAATACAAATCTGGCGGCGGCATTTGCTTCCTTTGCCAGAGATAAAGGCGTTTCACCAGCACAGCTTGCACTGGCGTGGGTGCTTGCACAGGGAGAGCAGATTATTCCGATACCGGGAACACGCCACACAGAGCGCCTGGTCGAAAATGCAGCAGCTGTTGATGTGTCTCTTTCGCCTGCAGAATTACAGGAAATCGAAAAGATACTGGCGCAGTATCCGAATGTCGGAGCACGCTACAATGAGGGATCTATGAAACTGGTCAATCGTTGA
- a CDS encoding MFS transporter, which translates to MNRYVQLLLVSTGIFLFVIDLFIINVSLPSIQTGLHAKDSQAQWIVILYVIGYASLLVTGSKAGTYWGKKKVYNLSMLFFILSSALCGIAANAEILLAGRLIQGVSSAFMVPQGIAFIPDIFDTEKDRAKALGIYGSIAGAASVLGQFLGGILPDIQWITDGWRLIFLINIPIGLVSLLLAMRYLPDHHQPAEGRFNSSGVILLALTIMTLIYPIIQAAEHPWSVWYTVLLLCSFIFGLCFIYLQKKDHRKGLETLIDFSLFRNTYFRLGLWSALFYYMVQDSYFILTSLYLQRGLDVSSTQTGLYFVAQGIGYVLASLVSIRYNVLHGKRVLLSGISIMAIGLCMHLLIFSMSYASHTVILLTLFWYGLGCGTVLPSMMTMALKTIQEKKVGIASGMYLTLQQLAVGIGVGLLTTVFFHFSKTSLSSSSMLTAYYYSIGACIILLLVVAFFFLKLPEAEAETSNK; encoded by the coding sequence ATGAATAGATACGTGCAGCTGCTCCTGGTATCCACCGGAATTTTCCTTTTTGTAATCGATCTTTTTATTATCAATGTCTCTCTTCCTTCCATTCAGACTGGCTTGCATGCTAAAGACAGCCAGGCACAATGGATAGTCATTCTGTATGTTATCGGATATGCGAGCTTACTGGTTACAGGAAGTAAAGCCGGCACATATTGGGGTAAGAAGAAAGTATATAACCTCAGCATGCTGTTCTTTATTCTTTCATCAGCACTATGCGGTATAGCAGCAAATGCAGAAATACTATTGGCAGGAAGACTTATTCAGGGAGTTAGCTCCGCTTTTATGGTACCACAGGGCATAGCTTTTATTCCGGATATCTTTGACACGGAAAAAGATCGCGCCAAAGCTTTAGGCATATATGGCAGTATCGCCGGCGCGGCTTCTGTACTGGGTCAGTTTCTGGGAGGTATTCTACCGGATATACAATGGATTACAGACGGATGGAGGCTTATTTTTCTGATCAATATTCCCATAGGATTAGTCTCGCTCCTGTTAGCAATGCGTTACCTTCCGGATCATCATCAGCCTGCTGAAGGCCGGTTTAATAGCAGCGGGGTTATTCTGCTTGCGCTCACTATCATGACACTCATCTACCCAATCATACAGGCTGCAGAACATCCCTGGTCTGTATGGTATACTGTCCTCTTGCTCTGCTCTTTTATTTTTGGCCTGTGCTTTATTTATCTGCAAAAGAAAGATCACCGCAAGGGATTGGAAACCCTTATAGATTTCAGTTTATTTCGCAACACGTATTTCAGACTGGGACTATGGTCAGCTCTGTTCTACTATATGGTTCAGGATTCTTATTTTATCCTGACCTCTCTTTATTTACAAAGAGGACTGGATGTCAGTTCTACACAGACCGGGCTCTATTTTGTAGCACAGGGAATAGGTTATGTATTGGCCTCGCTTGTTTCCATACGGTACAATGTACTTCACGGCAAGAGGGTTTTACTCAGCGGAATATCCATCATGGCCATAGGCTTGTGTATGCATCTCCTGATATTTAGTATGTCCTATGCTTCGCATACCGTTATCCTGCTTACCTTATTCTGGTACGGATTGGGATGTGGAACTGTTCTTCCTTCTATGATGACGATGGCACTCAAAACCATTCAGGAGAAAAAAGTCGGAATAGCCTCAGGCATGTATCTGACCTTACAGCAACTCGCTGTGGGGATTGGAGTTGGCCTGCTCACAACTGTTTTCTTTCATTTCAGTAAAACCTCGCTTTCATCAAGCAGCATGCTGACAGCTTACTATTACAGTATAGGCGCCTGTATTATCTTACTGTTAGTGGTCGCTTTTTTTTTCCTGAAGCTGCCTGAAGCGGAGGCGGAAACCAGTAATAAATAA
- a CDS encoding DinB family protein, whose product MSLKTLITNSVDYNVWVTEQLVAWLQSFDEELLYKECPSSFSSIAKTLKHISDTQLYWSAMIRGTAIPTFDYIATEVDIKTEMENLVNEAKLLAAYVKENEEGMSETYLIKSEWFSSNFPKYEYLQHLIIHTTYHRGQIVTIGHHVKGTKAPMMDYNFWNVMSQQAT is encoded by the coding sequence ATTAATAACAAACAGCGTTGATTATAACGTTTGGGTAACAGAACAATTAGTAGCCTGGTTGCAAAGTTTTGATGAAGAATTACTGTACAAAGAATGTCCGTCCAGTTTCAGCAGTATAGCAAAAACACTTAAACATATCAGTGATACACAGCTGTATTGGTCTGCAATGATACGAGGAACGGCAATTCCAACTTTTGATTACATAGCTACTGAGGTTGACATTAAGACAGAAATGGAAAATCTGGTAAATGAAGCTAAACTTCTGGCAGCTTATGTAAAGGAAAACGAGGAAGGGATGAGTGAAACCTATTTAATAAAATCAGAATGGTTTTCTTCAAATTTTCCAAAATATGAATACTTACAACATCTGATTATTCATACGACCTACCATCGGGGGCAGATCGTCACCATCGGACATCATGTAAAAGGTACAAAAGCTCCGATGATGGATTATAATTTCTGGAATGTAATGAGTCAGCAAGCTACATAG
- a CDS encoding winged helix-turn-helix transcriptional regulator: MESNTNTENEAIAELKNKILKQNSCDLSAVFKIIGGKWKILLIKSILHGCPKRFGELRRELEDLAQTTLTTQLRELERDGIISRKIYAETPPRVEYKLTPLGLTLIPVVQSLEDWWHQYNEQRTDV; the protein is encoded by the coding sequence ATGGAAAGTAATACTAATACTGAGAATGAGGCTATTGCAGAATTAAAAAATAAGATACTAAAACAAAATAGTTGTGACTTGTCGGCTGTGTTTAAAATAATAGGAGGAAAGTGGAAGATCCTGCTTATAAAATCTATTTTGCATGGGTGTCCCAAGCGATTTGGTGAATTGAGAAGAGAACTGGAGGATCTGGCACAGACTACTTTGACCACACAGCTGCGGGAGCTTGAACGTGATGGTATCATAAGCCGTAAAATTTATGCAGAAACGCCTCCGAGAGTAGAATACAAACTGACTCCATTAGGCTTGACACTGATTCCGGTGGTTCAATCCTTAGAAGACTGGTGGCATCAGTATAATGAACAGAGAACAGATGTATAA
- a CDS encoding anti-sigma factor, with amino-acid sequence MDIKEYISSGIIEAYVMGLASEEEVSILECVRKNNAEVEQAILEAQLTLEDFATVHAMPPPSGLKTAIWDKISAQESTDSDNEKIVPFISQAEENPLSVEQKSEEDPRIKNLDSRQSSRTMSRIAVAASLISICSLLGNLYLHNKSKENELQLTKVAAENNVNQQALANLQDKWKMMHDPQMKTITLAGVENHPGLKALVFWDSNSKNVYLSMENMPAAPEGMQYQLWAIVDGKPVDAGVFPQDKAVDVNMMSTIPSAQAFAITLEKQGGSPTPTMSQMYVMGNI; translated from the coding sequence TTGGACATTAAAGAGTACATATCGTCTGGCATTATCGAAGCTTACGTAATGGGGCTTGCTTCTGAAGAAGAAGTAAGTATTCTGGAGTGCGTACGCAAAAATAATGCGGAAGTGGAGCAAGCAATTCTGGAGGCGCAACTAACGCTGGAAGATTTTGCTACGGTCCATGCTATGCCTCCTCCTTCCGGTTTGAAAACGGCAATCTGGGACAAAATATCCGCTCAGGAGAGTACAGATTCAGATAATGAAAAGATAGTCCCTTTTATTTCACAGGCTGAAGAAAATCCTTTATCTGTTGAACAGAAAAGCGAAGAAGATCCCAGGATTAAAAATCTGGATAGCAGACAGTCCTCACGTACTATGAGCCGTATTGCAGTGGCAGCTTCACTGATTTCTATTTGTAGCTTACTGGGCAATCTTTATCTGCACAATAAATCCAAAGAAAACGAATTGCAGCTTACAAAAGTAGCAGCAGAAAATAATGTAAACCAACAGGCACTGGCTAATCTGCAGGACAAATGGAAAATGATGCATGATCCGCAGATGAAGACAATTACACTGGCCGGAGTAGAAAATCACCCTGGTCTGAAAGCGCTGGTATTCTGGGATTCAAACAGCAAAAATGTATATCTGAGCATGGAAAATATGCCTGCTGCACCGGAAGGCATGCAATACCAGCTCTGGGCTATCGTAGATGGTAAACCTGTAGATGCCGGAGTCTTCCCGCAGGACAAGGCTGTAGATGTCAATATGATGAGTACAATCCCGAGTGCTCAGGCTTTTGCAATCACATTAGAGAAACAAGGCGGAAGCCCTACTCCTACTATGTCCCAGATGTATGTCATGGGCAATATCTAA
- a CDS encoding ferritin-like domain-containing protein produces MNLFNLFETITQVDPEFNERVSPRREAIKNMTSFGKKVTLAAMPFVLSELLKKAYGQVPTDVNGVLNYALTLEYLEAEFYTKGAAAANLVPAGKPMGAITTIRDHEVAHVNFLKTVLGNNAVAKPTFDFTAGGTFGNVFTNYDTFLALAQAFEDTGVRAYKGQAGILKGNRVVLTAALQIHSVEARHASHIRQMRRARGGAAADQKPWITGANDSGIGAVVDPIYAGEDNKVQGGVDITTLNAVNGKVSANAATQSFDEPLTAEAVLNIASLFIVK; encoded by the coding sequence ATGAATTTATTCAATCTTTTTGAAACGATTACGCAAGTTGATCCGGAGTTCAACGAACGCGTGAGTCCTCGTCGTGAGGCTATAAAAAATATGACATCTTTCGGCAAAAAAGTTACGCTTGCTGCAATGCCTTTTGTCCTGAGTGAATTATTGAAAAAAGCATACGGACAGGTTCCGACAGATGTAAATGGTGTATTGAATTATGCGCTGACACTGGAATATCTGGAAGCCGAATTCTATACAAAAGGAGCTGCAGCAGCAAATCTGGTTCCTGCCGGCAAACCCATGGGAGCGATCACGACCATCAGAGATCATGAAGTGGCTCATGTCAATTTCCTGAAAACTGTACTCGGAAATAATGCAGTTGCAAAGCCTACATTTGATTTTACAGCCGGTGGTACTTTCGGCAATGTATTTACAAATTATGATACATTCTTGGCACTAGCACAGGCTTTTGAAGATACCGGAGTACGTGCTTATAAAGGTCAGGCCGGCATTCTGAAAGGAAACAGAGTCGTATTGACCGCCGCTTTGCAAATCCATTCGGTAGAAGCCAGACATGCTTCACATATCCGTCAGATGAGAAGAGCCAGGGGCGGAGCAGCAGCAGATCAGAAACCATGGATCACGGGAGCCAACGATAGTGGCATAGGTGCAGTAGTGGATCCGATATATGCAGGAGAAGATAATAAAGTACAAGGAGGTGTGGATATCACCACGCTGAATGCTGTAAATGGTAAAGTATCTGCAAATGCAGCAACTCAATCTTTTGATGAACCGCTAACGGCTGAAGCTGTGTTGAATATCGCAAGTCTTTTTATTGTTAAATAA